One genomic region from Bubalus bubalis isolate 160015118507 breed Murrah chromosome 24, NDDB_SH_1, whole genome shotgun sequence encodes:
- the LOC112581854 gene encoding atherin isoform X2, which yields MWSPSTQAGFPEEADRPKSGDAASGGLRRDGRASRAGGCRGAPPRDTLTPPNPGPRQAESREEPGSRVTCRGRGGPGAAGVRAVPAGQAGSAPGRAGRSGPEPQRGAVAAAAAAAAAAAAAGAAPRPRHVVRGGQPSCYKHKQRGAAAAGAPAPPPPPPPPPGPPRVANALGPEPPPPARRVSLLLSPEPAAFPQFAPSNHDRKVTARRGRHLAASRLRHSLDGWEERWSLGVGGNCGGAPVQPPPQPVREALAHGSLRPCLPAPCSEAPGMSHLLTASSAVP from the exons ATGTGGTCTCCCTCAACCCAGGCGGGCTTCCCGGAGGAAGCCGACCGTCCGAAGAGTGGCGATGCCGCCAGCGGCGGCCTTCGTCGAGATGGTCGCGCGTCACGTGCCGGGGGCTGCCGGGGAGCACCCCCCCGGGACACTCTCACCCCCCCCAACCCTGGTCCGCGGCAGGCCGAGTCACGTGAGGAACCGGGCTCCCGGGTCACGTGCCGGGGTCGGGGGGGTCCGGGGGCGGCGGGCGTCCGGGCCGTGCCCGCCGGGCAGGCGGGGAGCGCGCCAGGTCGTGCGGGTCGGAGCGGGCCGGAGCCGCAGAGGGGGgctgtggcggcggcggcggctgcggcggcggcggcggcggcggcgggggcggccccGCGTCCGCGTCACGTGGTGCGAGGCGGGCAGCCATCTTGCTACAAACACAAACAGAGAGGAGCGGCCGCCGCGGGAGCGCcagcgcccccacccccgccgccgccgccccccggCCCGCCGCGCGTCGCCAACGCCCTGGGACCGGAGCCtccgccgcccgcccgccgcg TTTCCCTGCTTCTCAGCCCGGAGCCAGCCGCTTTTCCTCAGTTCGCTCCTTCAAACCACGACAGAAAGGTGACGGCCCGAAGAGGAAGGCACCTGGCGGCCAGCCGCCTTCGCCACTCCCTGGACGGGTGGGAGG AGCGGTGGAGTCTCGGAGTTGGTGGGAACTGCGGAGGCGCTCCGGTCCAGCCCCCGCCCCAGCCAGTGAGGGAGGCCCTTGCACACGGCTCCCTGAGACCTTGCCTGCCTGCCCCGTGTTCAGAAGCACCAGGGATGAGCCACCTCCTGACAGCCTCTTCTGCTGTTCCTTAG
- the LOC112581854 gene encoding translation initiation factor IF-2 isoform X1, with protein MWSPSTQAGFPEEADRPKSGDAASGGLRRDGRASRAGGCRGAPPRDTLTPPNPGPRQAESREEPGSRVTCRGRGGPGAAGVRAVPAGQAGSAPGRAGRSGPEPQRGAVAAAAAAAAAAAAAGAAPRPRHVVRGGQPSCYKHKQRGAAAAGAPAPPPPPPPPPGPPRVANALGPEPPPPARRVSLLLSPEPAAFPQFAPSNHDRKVTARRGRHLAASRLRHSLDGWEALAPLFFSVPLNLTHLGISERWSLGVGGNCGGAPVQPPPQPVREALAHGSLRPCLPAPCSEAPGMSHLLTASSAVP; from the exons ATGTGGTCTCCCTCAACCCAGGCGGGCTTCCCGGAGGAAGCCGACCGTCCGAAGAGTGGCGATGCCGCCAGCGGCGGCCTTCGTCGAGATGGTCGCGCGTCACGTGCCGGGGGCTGCCGGGGAGCACCCCCCCGGGACACTCTCACCCCCCCCAACCCTGGTCCGCGGCAGGCCGAGTCACGTGAGGAACCGGGCTCCCGGGTCACGTGCCGGGGTCGGGGGGGTCCGGGGGCGGCGGGCGTCCGGGCCGTGCCCGCCGGGCAGGCGGGGAGCGCGCCAGGTCGTGCGGGTCGGAGCGGGCCGGAGCCGCAGAGGGGGgctgtggcggcggcggcggctgcggcggcggcggcggcggcggcgggggcggccccGCGTCCGCGTCACGTGGTGCGAGGCGGGCAGCCATCTTGCTACAAACACAAACAGAGAGGAGCGGCCGCCGCGGGAGCGCcagcgcccccacccccgccgccgccgccccccggCCCGCCGCGCGTCGCCAACGCCCTGGGACCGGAGCCtccgccgcccgcccgccgcg TTTCCCTGCTTCTCAGCCCGGAGCCAGCCGCTTTTCCTCAGTTCGCTCCTTCAAACCACGACAGAAAGGTGACGGCCCGAAGAGGAAGGCACCTGGCGGCCAGCCGCCTTCGCCACTCCCTGGACGGGTGGGAGG CCCTGGCACCACTGTTCTTCTCTGTCCCTCTGAATTTGACTCACCTTGGCATCTCAG AGCGGTGGAGTCTCGGAGTTGGTGGGAACTGCGGAGGCGCTCCGGTCCAGCCCCCGCCCCAGCCAGTGAGGGAGGCCCTTGCACACGGCTCCCTGAGACCTTGCCTGCCTGCCCCGTGTTCAGAAGCACCAGGGATGAGCCACCTCCTGACAGCCTCTTCTGCTGTTCCTTAG
- the LOC112581854 gene encoding atherin isoform X3 produces the protein MWSPSTQAGFPEEADRPKSGDAASGGLRRDGRASRAGGCRGAPPRDTLTPPNPGPRQAESREEPGSRVTCRGRGGPGAAGVRAVPAGQAGSAPGRAGRSGPEPQRGAVAAAAAAAAAAAAAGAAPRPRHVVRGGQPSCYKHKQRGAAAAGAPAPPPPPPPPPGPPRVANALGPEPPPPARRVSLLLSPEPAAFPQFAPSNHDRKVTARRGRHLAASRLRHSLDGWEAETVPTKKQLPLLASQPWHHCSSLSL, from the exons ATGTGGTCTCCCTCAACCCAGGCGGGCTTCCCGGAGGAAGCCGACCGTCCGAAGAGTGGCGATGCCGCCAGCGGCGGCCTTCGTCGAGATGGTCGCGCGTCACGTGCCGGGGGCTGCCGGGGAGCACCCCCCCGGGACACTCTCACCCCCCCCAACCCTGGTCCGCGGCAGGCCGAGTCACGTGAGGAACCGGGCTCCCGGGTCACGTGCCGGGGTCGGGGGGGTCCGGGGGCGGCGGGCGTCCGGGCCGTGCCCGCCGGGCAGGCGGGGAGCGCGCCAGGTCGTGCGGGTCGGAGCGGGCCGGAGCCGCAGAGGGGGgctgtggcggcggcggcggctgcggcggcggcggcggcggcggcgggggcggccccGCGTCCGCGTCACGTGGTGCGAGGCGGGCAGCCATCTTGCTACAAACACAAACAGAGAGGAGCGGCCGCCGCGGGAGCGCcagcgcccccacccccgccgccgccgccccccggCCCGCCGCGCGTCGCCAACGCCCTGGGACCGGAGCCtccgccgcccgcccgccgcg TTTCCCTGCTTCTCAGCCCGGAGCCAGCCGCTTTTCCTCAGTTCGCTCCTTCAAACCACGACAGAAAGGTGACGGCCCGAAGAGGAAGGCACCTGGCGGCCAGCCGCCTTCGCCACTCCCTGGACGGGTGGGAGG CTGAAACTGTCCCTACTAAAAAACAACTCCCACTCCTTGCCTCCCAGCCCTGGCACCACTGTTCTTCTCTGTCCCTCTGA
- the LOC112581854 gene encoding atherin isoform X4, whose product MWSPSTQAGFPEEADRPKSGDAASGGLRRDGRASRAGGCRGAPPRDTLTPPNPGPRQAESREEPGSRVTCRGRGGPGAAGVRAVPAGQAGSAPGRAGRSGPEPQRGAVAAAAAAAAAAAAAGAAPRPRHVVRGGQPSCYKHKQRGAAAAGAPAPPPPPPPPPGPPRVANALGPEPPPPARRVSLLLSPEPAAFPQFAPSNHDRKVTARRGRHLAASRLRHSLDGWEGFSPS is encoded by the exons ATGTGGTCTCCCTCAACCCAGGCGGGCTTCCCGGAGGAAGCCGACCGTCCGAAGAGTGGCGATGCCGCCAGCGGCGGCCTTCGTCGAGATGGTCGCGCGTCACGTGCCGGGGGCTGCCGGGGAGCACCCCCCCGGGACACTCTCACCCCCCCCAACCCTGGTCCGCGGCAGGCCGAGTCACGTGAGGAACCGGGCTCCCGGGTCACGTGCCGGGGTCGGGGGGGTCCGGGGGCGGCGGGCGTCCGGGCCGTGCCCGCCGGGCAGGCGGGGAGCGCGCCAGGTCGTGCGGGTCGGAGCGGGCCGGAGCCGCAGAGGGGGgctgtggcggcggcggcggctgcggcggcggcggcggcggcggcgggggcggccccGCGTCCGCGTCACGTGGTGCGAGGCGGGCAGCCATCTTGCTACAAACACAAACAGAGAGGAGCGGCCGCCGCGGGAGCGCcagcgcccccacccccgccgccgccgccccccggCCCGCCGCGCGTCGCCAACGCCCTGGGACCGGAGCCtccgccgcccgcccgccgcg TTTCCCTGCTTCTCAGCCCGGAGCCAGCCGCTTTTCCTCAGTTCGCTCCTTCAAACCACGACAGAAAGGTGACGGCCCGAAGAGGAAGGCACCTGGCGGCCAGCCGCCTTCGCCACTCCCTGGACGGGTGGGAGG
- the POP7 gene encoding ribonuclease P protein subunit p20, producing MAENRESRGTVEAELDPVEYTLRKRLPHRLPRRPNDIYVNMKTDFKAQLARCQKLLDGGARGQNACSEIYIHGLGLAINRAINIALQLQAGSFGSLQVAANTSTVELVDELEPESDSREPLTRIRNNSAIHIRVFRVTPK from the coding sequence ATGGCCGAAAACCGAGAGTCCCGCGGGACCGTCGAGGCGGAGCTGGACCCGGTGGAGTACACCCTGCGGAAGCGGCTTCCCCACCGCCTGCCCCGGAGGCCCAATGACATCTATGTCAACATGAAGACTGACTTTAAGGCGCAGTTGGCTCGCTGCCAGAAGCTGTTGGACGGAGGGGCGCGGGGTCAGAATGCATGCAGTGAGATCTACATTCACGGCTTGGGCCTGGCCATCAACCGGGCCATCAACATTGCCCTACAACTGCAGGCGGGCAGCTTCGGGTCCTTGCAAGTGGCTGCCAATACCTCCACCGTGGAGCTTGTCGATGAGCTGGAACCGGAGAGTGACTCACGAGAGCCGCTGACCCGGATCCGCAACAACTCTGCCATCCACATCCGTGTCTTCAGGGTCACGCCCAAGTAA